Part of the Betaproteobacteria bacterium genome is shown below.
TCATCAGTTCGAGCGCCAGCGTATCAACACCGAAGGCTACGACCTGAAGCCGTCCGAGCTGTTCCAGCGCCAATGTCATCTGGTCGGATGGTTCGATGCGACCGGGATCAAGACCCGCCACCACATCGGCCTCGCCAACATTCTGTGGAGCACGAATTTCCCCCAAACCACGTCGACGTGGCCGGAAAGCCGGCGGGCGATCGCACGCTGCTTCGACGACGTGCCCGAGCAGGAACGCCGCCAGGTGCTGGCCGACAATGCGGCCAGACTGTACAAGCTAGCCGCTTGAAATCAAGGGAGTCCACCGATGCCCAAGCTCATCCCGGTCGCCGACGAAGTCAGCAAGCCGTTCTGGGACGCCGTCAACGAAAAACGCTTGGTCCTGCAACAGTGCGATGCCTGCAACAAACTGCAGTACCCGCCGCAGAAGACGTGTCAGGTCTGCGGGTCCCCCGAGCGGCTGGCCTGGAAGGAAGTCGAGGGGAAAGGCCATATCGCCACCTACATCGTGATCGAGGACGGGCGGCTCAACCGACGCATGCCCGACCAGCCCTACAACCTGGCGATGGTGACGCTCGATAAAGACCCGACGGTCAATTTCTATTCCAACCTTCCCGGCACCCCGCCCTACCAGGTGCCGGTCGGTGCGGCGGTCGAGATCACGTTCGAAGAAGTCGCACCGGGCCAATTGATCCATGAATGGCGCGTTGCCTGACATTGCCCACAGCTGCCCGTGGACCCGCGGGCGGCTCAGTCCTAGAGCGAGGATAGACAATGGCTGCTCCGAGCAATTACGCCTGGCGTAGAGACAAAGACGGCACGGGAGTCTGGGAGCATCGCGGCAAGGTCGCGGTGGCGGGATTCGGTCATTCGCCGGTCGACCGGCGCTGGGACGGCGTATCGATGGACAAGTCGCTCGGTGCCTACTCGATTCTTGCCTGCCGGAAGGCCATGGACGACGCCGGCGTCACGGCCGATCAGATCGACGGCGTCATTTGCTGCGACAGCCACATTGCCGGTCCCAGCGGTGGCTCCGCCTCGCGCTGGGCGCCGCGGCCCTACTTCGCCCCACCCTACGACTCCGAGTTGGGGCTCACGCTGGTGAACGCCCAGTGGCTCATCGAGCAGATGCGTCTGCCGAACGTGAAATTCGCTCCAACCAAGCTGCCGACCATCGGGGAAATGGTCGGCATGGCGGCGCAGGCGGTGGGCGATGGCGTGTGCAGCACATGCCTGGTGATCTATCCGACTGGCAACCTGGAGGGACGCTACCGCCGCGGCGGCGAGAACGCCGACGACTACGCGAAGGGCGCGCGCCAGTGGACGGTGCCTTGGGGGAACCACGGAGGCAACGACTTCATCAACATCTTCCCGCACAACCAGTACTGCCTGCGCTACGGCGGCAAGCACGACGATCTCGCGCCGTTCGTGATCAATCAGCAGCGCAACGGCATGCTCACGCCGTGGGGCTTCAATGCGACCCACGGGGTCGAGCCCATCACGGTCGAAGACTACGCGAGCTCGCGCTTCATCCTCAATCCGCTGCGGATCTGGGATTGCGACCGTCCGGTCAATGCATCCACCG
Proteins encoded:
- a CDS encoding amidohydrolase family protein, with product HQFERQRINTEGYDLKPSELFQRQCHLVGWFDATGIKTRHHIGLANILWSTNFPQTTSTWPESRRAIARCFDDVPEQERRQVLADNAARLYKLAA